From the genome of Edaphobacter dinghuensis, one region includes:
- a CDS encoding (R)-mandelonitrile lyase — MEIKRIGSQASGKGPADWFTGTVRIDPLFQAPDPALVAGASVTFEPGARTAWHTHPLGQTLIVTAGCGWVQREGGAIEEVHPGDVVWFAPGEKHWHGATPTTAMSHIAIQERLDGKVVDWMEHVSDEQYRR; from the coding sequence ATGGAAATCAAACGCATCGGTTCTCAGGCATCAGGTAAGGGTCCGGCAGATTGGTTTACCGGCACTGTGCGGATCGACCCTCTCTTTCAGGCTCCCGACCCGGCATTGGTAGCTGGCGCCAGCGTCACGTTTGAACCGGGAGCGCGCACCGCGTGGCATACGCATCCGCTGGGACAGACTTTGATTGTTACTGCAGGCTGCGGATGGGTTCAGCGGGAGGGCGGGGCGATCGAGGAAGTTCATCCCGGCGATGTGGTCTGGTTCGCACCTGGGGAGAAGCATTGGCACGGCGCTACACCGACGACGGCCATGAGTCACATTGCGATTCAGGAGCGGTTGGATGGCAAGGTCGTCGATTGGATGGAGCATGTCAGCGACGAGCAGTATCGCCGGTAA
- a CDS encoding cupin domain-containing protein has product MTTSQQDGTMVDKQAQFDLLKEIASSEQKKPWPSGHYAKTLFKKHDFRIVLITMEKAAKMKEHHADGSISIQVLKGKVRLNVNSHPHELSPGNLFTLAASIRHDVEAQEDSAFLLTISWPSDEELAAMKHRGYGT; this is encoded by the coding sequence ATGACCACTTCCCAGCAAGACGGCACCATGGTCGACAAGCAGGCGCAGTTCGATCTACTTAAAGAGATAGCCAGCTCCGAGCAGAAGAAACCCTGGCCCTCGGGTCACTACGCCAAGACCCTCTTTAAAAAGCACGACTTCCGCATCGTCCTCATCACAATGGAAAAAGCCGCAAAGATGAAGGAGCACCACGCCGACGGAAGCATCTCCATCCAGGTACTCAAGGGAAAGGTTCGCCTCAACGTCAATAGCCATCCCCATGAGCTCAGCCCCGGCAATCTCTTCACTCTGGCCGCCTCTATTCGCCACGATGTCGAAGCACAGGAAGACTCCGCCTTTCTGCTGACCATCTCCTGGCCCAGCGACGAGGAGCTGGCGGCCATGAAGCACCGCGGCTACGGCACCTAA